From the Salinibacter grassmerensis genome, one window contains:
- the hslV gene encoding ATP-dependent protease subunit HslV yields MTADTDSPHATTVLGVRHNGQIALGSDGQATMNETVVKHKAEKVRSLYDGEILAGFAGSTADAFTLFERFEEKLQEYGGNVARAAVELAKEWRTDKYLRRLEALLAVASPGELLLISGAGDVIEPDDDIIAIGSGGSFALAASRALLQNAQGLTARDIVENGLSIAADICIYTNHNRTIRDIEADSD; encoded by the coding sequence ATGACCGCCGACACCGACTCCCCACACGCAACGACCGTCCTTGGCGTCCGCCACAACGGGCAGATTGCCCTCGGATCGGACGGCCAGGCCACCATGAATGAGACGGTCGTCAAGCACAAGGCCGAGAAGGTTCGATCGTTGTACGACGGAGAGATTCTGGCCGGGTTTGCCGGGTCCACCGCCGACGCCTTTACCCTGTTTGAGCGCTTCGAAGAGAAGCTTCAGGAATACGGTGGGAACGTTGCCCGGGCGGCCGTGGAGCTGGCGAAAGAGTGGCGCACCGATAAGTATCTTCGCCGCCTGGAGGCCCTACTGGCCGTGGCCTCGCCCGGGGAGCTACTCTTGATCAGCGGGGCGGGCGACGTCATCGAGCCCGACGACGACATCATCGCGATTGGGTCTGGGGGCTCGTTCGCCCTTGCCGCGAGCCGCGCCCTTCTCCAAAACGCCCAGGGGCTCACCGCGCGCGACATCGTCGAGAATGGCCTCTCAATCGCTGCGGATATTTGCATCTATACGAATCACAACCGCACCATCCGCGACATTGAGGCCGATTCGGACTAG
- a CDS encoding NYN domain-containing protein, which yields MSYDSPTDGVPPRQAAMFVDYDNLYTILKSQSERDRSTSAYAEEIFEEVRRYLEEGDDTPTIYGRAYGTFDTLLDEKDAQVPSSLHREGINPIHVPAGMQDNTSEVRLTLDVTQALTQRSDLQTVVIVTGNRPYLPLVRWIREQGCRPLVAAVNPPQTADTPSFAEDSRYLDARNLLSEESREDLLANAPTSGSAYTRAQTPDTPPPQQFQSLDNPAAQRAIKITEEHFGQYDEVYLTPLLRKLSDLMGPDEDPKSLVSELEAAGAARLEKRNGYPYNYTVLIVNDEHPDVQDLDETADHSSSTASESSGDSAESGPSGSGRNDDGDGSADAYDMDEAVPSPTAPASTVAGENGDETSSRTDAEE from the coding sequence ATGTCCTACGATTCTCCGACCGACGGCGTCCCGCCCCGACAGGCCGCCATGTTTGTCGATTACGACAACCTCTACACCATCTTGAAGTCCCAGAGCGAGCGGGACCGGTCGACCAGCGCGTACGCGGAGGAAATCTTTGAAGAGGTCCGCCGCTACCTCGAAGAGGGGGACGATACGCCCACCATTTACGGCCGCGCCTACGGGACTTTCGACACGCTGCTCGACGAGAAAGACGCACAGGTTCCTTCTTCCCTGCACCGCGAAGGCATCAATCCGATCCACGTGCCCGCGGGCATGCAGGACAACACCTCTGAAGTCCGGCTCACGCTCGACGTCACCCAGGCCCTGACGCAGCGCTCGGACCTTCAAACGGTGGTCATCGTCACGGGAAATCGCCCCTACCTTCCCCTCGTCCGCTGGATTCGGGAGCAGGGCTGTCGCCCCCTGGTGGCCGCCGTCAACCCTCCGCAGACGGCAGACACGCCGTCGTTCGCCGAGGACAGCCGGTACCTCGATGCCCGCAATCTCCTCAGTGAGGAGTCGCGGGAGGACCTGTTGGCGAACGCCCCCACCAGCGGGTCCGCTTACACCCGCGCCCAGACGCCCGACACCCCACCCCCTCAGCAGTTCCAGTCGCTCGACAACCCCGCGGCACAGCGGGCCATCAAGATTACAGAGGAGCACTTTGGGCAGTACGACGAGGTGTACCTGACGCCCCTGCTCCGCAAGCTGTCCGACCTCATGGGGCCGGACGAGGACCCCAAATCGCTCGTGAGCGAACTGGAGGCCGCCGGGGCCGCGCGTCTGGAGAAGCGAAACGGCTACCCGTACAACTACACGGTCCTCATTGTCAACGACGAGCATCCCGACGTCCAAGACCTTGACGAGACGGCCGACCACTCCTCTTCGACCGCATCGGAGTCCTCCGGCGACAGCGCCGAAAGCGGACCTTCCGGTTCGGGCCGCAACGACGACGGAGACGGCTCCGCCGACGCATACGACATGGACGAGGCCGTCCCGTCGCCAACCGCCCCAGCCTCTACCGTCGCGGGCGAAAACGGAGACGAAACGTCGTCCCGCACAGACGCTGAGGAGTGA
- the hslU gene encoding ATP-dependent protease ATPase subunit HslU — protein sequence MPDVTQHVEDLTPRQIVDELDNYIIGQDDAKKNVAIALRNRWRRQNAPKDMRDEIVPNNIIMIGPTGVGKTEIARRLARLARAPFIKVEASKFTEVGYVGRDVDSMIRDLTDIAVNMVEKEHREEVQDRARELAEERILDILIPPDEDTQSQAGGDGASDEPGFTVRDTDEDESEGEQTSLRERTREKFRDKLERGDLDDREIEIEVTSDSQSMMQMFGPMGMEEMGVNLEELFGSLGGGQKRKTRRVTVEEAREILTQEEAQKLIDMDQVKEDALERVQQAGIVFVDEIDKVASGTRTRDEGGQGAGVSRQGVQRDLLPIVEGSTVTTKHGMVETDHILFVASGAFHASKPSDLIPELQGRFPIRVELNNLDEDDFYEILTKPKNALVKQYRALFRSEDVTIEFEKEGVSELARIAAEVNADVENIGARRLHTVLTTLLEDLLFDVPEEIPPGSKITIDADMVRDRLSSIASSRDLSQYIL from the coding sequence ATGCCTGACGTCACCCAGCACGTTGAAGATCTCACCCCCCGCCAGATCGTCGACGAGCTCGACAACTACATCATCGGGCAGGACGACGCCAAGAAGAACGTGGCGATTGCCCTCCGCAACCGCTGGCGCCGCCAAAACGCGCCGAAGGACATGCGGGACGAGATCGTACCCAACAACATCATCATGATCGGCCCCACCGGCGTGGGCAAAACCGAAATCGCCCGCCGTCTGGCCCGCCTCGCCCGAGCCCCCTTTATCAAGGTTGAGGCCTCCAAGTTTACGGAGGTCGGCTACGTGGGGCGCGACGTGGACAGCATGATCCGCGACCTTACCGACATCGCGGTCAACATGGTGGAGAAGGAGCACAGGGAGGAGGTGCAGGACCGGGCGCGGGAGCTGGCCGAGGAGCGCATCCTAGACATTCTCATTCCCCCCGACGAGGATACGCAGTCTCAGGCCGGCGGCGACGGGGCCTCCGACGAGCCGGGCTTCACGGTGCGCGACACGGACGAGGACGAGTCGGAGGGCGAGCAGACGAGCCTCCGGGAGCGCACCCGCGAGAAATTTCGGGACAAGCTGGAGCGGGGCGACCTCGACGACCGGGAGATTGAGATTGAGGTGACGTCCGACTCGCAGTCGATGATGCAGATGTTCGGCCCCATGGGCATGGAGGAGATGGGCGTCAACCTGGAGGAGCTCTTCGGCAGCCTCGGGGGCGGACAGAAGCGCAAGACGCGGCGCGTGACCGTAGAAGAGGCCCGCGAGATCCTCACGCAGGAGGAGGCGCAGAAGCTGATCGACATGGATCAGGTGAAGGAGGACGCCCTGGAACGGGTCCAGCAGGCCGGCATCGTGTTCGTCGACGAGATTGACAAGGTGGCCTCCGGCACCCGAACCCGCGACGAGGGCGGCCAGGGCGCCGGCGTGTCACGCCAGGGCGTGCAGCGGGACCTCCTCCCGATCGTGGAGGGCTCCACCGTCACTACCAAGCACGGCATGGTGGAGACCGACCACATTCTCTTCGTCGCCAGTGGGGCCTTCCACGCCTCCAAGCCGAGCGATCTCATTCCCGAGCTGCAGGGCCGATTTCCCATTCGGGTGGAGCTCAACAACCTCGACGAGGACGACTTCTACGAGATCCTCACGAAGCCCAAGAATGCGCTCGTCAAGCAGTACCGCGCCCTCTTCCGCTCCGAAGACGTCACGATTGAGTTTGAGAAAGAAGGGGTCAGCGAGCTCGCGCGAATCGCCGCCGAGGTGAACGCCGACGTAGAGAACATTGGTGCGCGGCGCCTCCACACGGTACTGACGACGCTTCTGGAGGACCTTCTCTTCGATGTCCCTGAGGAAATCCCGCCCGGCTCCAAGATCACCATCGACGCCGACATGGTGCGGGACCGCTTGAGCTCGATCGCGTCGAGCCGTGATCTCAGCCAGTACATTTTGTAA
- a CDS encoding phosphoribosylaminoimidazole carboxylase, whose translation MSEADHSATILHPASGALILGLDWLLFSENAVTLGLSTFLVAAIGFVVAGFSVGIVQRRYGTDGVGIAVLKGLLAGITVGIPLPVAGTAVGGGVVALSGLNAVWRSSSENLPSSRGDDT comes from the coding sequence ATGTCGGAGGCCGATCATTCTGCAACCATTCTCCACCCTGCCAGCGGGGCCCTTATCTTGGGGCTCGACTGGCTCCTGTTTTCGGAGAATGCAGTTACACTCGGGCTCTCTACGTTCCTCGTCGCAGCCATCGGGTTCGTCGTCGCCGGTTTCAGCGTCGGCATTGTCCAGCGTCGCTACGGGACGGACGGGGTGGGAATCGCAGTTTTGAAGGGTCTCTTGGCCGGCATCACGGTGGGCATCCCCCTCCCCGTGGCCGGCACGGCAGTGGGCGGCGGCGTTGTCGCCCTCAGCGGACTCAACGCGGTCTGGCGCTCCTCATCCGAGAACCTCCCTTCGTCTCGCGGAGACGATACCTGA
- a CDS encoding alpha/beta hydrolase, with translation MRSTVFLLVLSVVLAGCSAITIDEETVFQPKPSVTPESFSVDDVDLSVRDIPVSDSASVNAWHLTQADAETTVLFFGGNGFYLVQSQGYLRALTRPPVNAFLWDYRGYGRSDGTPGAMNVRNDALAVYDSLVARPGVSPDQLLVWGHSLGTFLATHVASERTVGGVVLENPATNVDDWKSYLFPWYVRLFLGVEVDPALQQDDNLERVRSLDVPLLVVGGSEDQVTNPAMARRLHTEAASESRRLVIVDGGGHNDLYEDSEVRAAYRALIEEVTTEPPAQSSR, from the coding sequence ATGCGCTCCACAGTATTTTTGCTGGTTTTGTCGGTCGTACTTGCGGGATGCTCCGCGATCACGATCGACGAAGAGACGGTCTTCCAGCCGAAGCCGTCGGTGACGCCCGAGTCGTTTTCTGTTGACGATGTTGACCTTTCGGTCCGCGACATTCCGGTTTCGGATAGCGCCTCGGTCAATGCCTGGCACCTCACACAGGCCGATGCCGAGACAACCGTCCTGTTCTTTGGGGGCAACGGGTTTTATCTCGTCCAGTCTCAGGGGTATTTGCGCGCCCTGACGCGCCCCCCGGTGAACGCATTTCTTTGGGACTACCGTGGGTACGGGCGGAGCGACGGCACGCCTGGTGCCATGAACGTCCGCAACGATGCGCTCGCGGTCTACGACTCCCTGGTCGCGCGTCCGGGGGTCTCGCCGGACCAACTTCTGGTCTGGGGGCACTCGCTGGGCACTTTCCTCGCCACGCACGTCGCGTCCGAGCGCACGGTGGGTGGGGTCGTGCTCGAAAATCCCGCCACCAATGTCGACGACTGGAAGAGCTACCTCTTTCCATGGTACGTCCGGCTGTTCCTCGGCGTCGAGGTGGATCCAGCCCTGCAGCAGGATGACAACTTGGAGCGGGTTCGGTCCCTCGACGTGCCCCTGCTTGTGGTCGGGGGCAGTGAGGACCAGGTCACGAACCCGGCTATGGCCCGGCGCCTACACACCGAAGCAGCGAGCGAGAGCCGTCGGCTCGTTATCGTAGACGGCGGGGGGCACAACGACCTCTACGAAGACTCGGAAGTACGAGCGGCATACCGCGCTTTGATCGAAGAGGTTACCACGGAGCCCCCAGCACAGTCATCCCGGTAG
- a CDS encoding gamma carbonic anhydrase family protein produces the protein MIKSFLGIEPTHDDTNYIADTAVLIGDVTLGRDASIWHHCTLRGDVNWIRVGPETNVQDHTVVHVTHGTAPTDIGARVTIGHGAIVHGCTVEDEVLVGMGATILDHAVIGRHSIVGAQALVTKGTRIPPRSLVLGQPAEVVRSLTDEEVANIQAGADNYLCYGDVHAGTETPAENPWYDPV, from the coding sequence ATGATCAAGTCTTTCCTGGGCATCGAGCCCACGCACGACGATACGAACTACATCGCGGACACGGCGGTCCTCATCGGGGACGTCACCCTGGGGCGTGACGCGAGCATCTGGCATCACTGCACCCTGCGAGGGGACGTGAACTGGATCCGCGTGGGGCCCGAAACCAACGTGCAGGACCACACGGTCGTCCACGTCACGCACGGCACGGCGCCGACCGACATCGGCGCGCGGGTTACAATCGGACATGGGGCCATCGTGCACGGGTGCACCGTCGAAGACGAGGTGCTGGTCGGCATGGGGGCAACGATTCTGGACCACGCCGTGATCGGTCGTCACAGCATCGTGGGGGCCCAGGCGCTCGTGACGAAGGGGACCCGGATCCCGCCCCGGTCGCTTGTCCTTGGTCAGCCCGCCGAGGTTGTGCGGTCGCTGACGGACGAGGAAGTGGCGAATATCCAAGCAGGAGCGGACAACTACCTATGCTACGGCGACGTGCACGCCGGGACGGAGACGCCGGCGGAGAATCCATGGTACGATCCGGTGTAG
- a CDS encoding AI-2E family transporter has protein sequence MTAPSDSYISRRPYVTTGLAVAGVLLLVVATQLVEVLFTVFAGILLAVFLAGVTQELTEDTILPRPLALALTLVGLVGILIGLWALAGPDISEQASALATLLPDAAERLAARARAAVQQYGWMQRYVDPSQLLPPVSSVLGRVTNVFRDTLNLLVNGFIILFIGIYGGAAPQSYLNGVVQMVPPSSRPRAREVLSALGRALRWWLTGRLILMLIVGVLTAVGLRMVGIPSPIALGLLAALFSFVPYLGPVLSVLPALLVASLIGPTEVLYVILVYGTVQLLESYLISPLVQQQAVHIPPATVITAQFIGGVSAGAGGVLLATPFAIVVIVLVQTLYVEDVLGDEVSLLGEH, from the coding sequence ATGACTGCCCCCTCCGACTCGTACATCTCGCGTCGCCCGTACGTGACGACGGGACTGGCCGTTGCGGGAGTGCTCTTGCTTGTCGTCGCAACGCAGTTAGTCGAGGTTCTGTTTACCGTTTTCGCCGGCATTCTACTGGCGGTGTTTCTCGCGGGGGTGACCCAGGAGCTGACCGAAGACACGATCCTCCCTCGCCCCCTTGCACTTGCCCTCACACTGGTCGGACTGGTGGGCATACTCATCGGCCTCTGGGCCCTGGCGGGCCCCGACATTTCCGAACAGGCCAGTGCCCTGGCGACCCTCTTGCCGGACGCCGCCGAGCGCCTCGCCGCCCGCGCCCGCGCTGCCGTTCAGCAGTACGGCTGGATGCAACGGTATGTGGATCCCAGCCAGCTTTTGCCTCCAGTCTCCAGCGTCCTGGGTCGCGTGACGAACGTATTTCGGGACACCCTCAACCTTCTCGTCAACGGCTTTATCATCCTTTTTATTGGCATCTACGGCGGGGCAGCCCCGCAGTCATACCTCAACGGCGTGGTTCAGATGGTTCCTCCATCCTCGCGCCCTCGGGCCCGAGAAGTTCTCTCCGCGCTTGGGCGGGCCCTGCGCTGGTGGCTCACCGGCCGGCTGATTCTCATGCTGATCGTCGGGGTGCTGACGGCTGTCGGATTGCGGATGGTCGGCATCCCGTCCCCCATCGCCCTCGGGCTTCTTGCCGCCCTCTTTTCCTTCGTACCTTATTTAGGGCCCGTCCTGTCTGTACTGCCCGCCCTGCTCGTTGCCTCCCTGATCGGTCCCACGGAGGTGCTCTACGTCATTCTGGTCTACGGGACGGTGCAGTTGCTGGAGAGCTATCTCATTTCTCCACTCGTGCAGCAGCAGGCCGTCCATATCCCACCCGCCACCGTCATCACGGCCCAGTTTATCGGGGGCGTGAGCGCCGGGGCCGGAGGGGTGCTTCTTGCCACCCCCTTCGCCATCGTTGTGATCGTACTCGTGCAGACGCTCTACGTGGAGGACGTACTGGGCGACGAGGTCTCGCTTCTGGGCGAGCACTGA
- a CDS encoding SLC13 family permease, producing the protein MAFDSTPFRQQVGLVGGPLLCIVLLTVPGPEGLDPAGWRTAAVGVLMAVWWITEALPISATALVPLVAFPPLGITDIGGAATPYANPLIFLFLGGFLLAQAMQRWRLHRRVALGIVQGVGTKPRSIVVGFLLASALLSMWVSNTATALMMLPIGVSIIDFVRDQLEARGETMPPHFPIVLLLGIAYACNIGGMGTLIGTPPNALLAGFFSETYGVEVGFAQWMVVGLPLVAVALPLVYVVLTWVYPIELDRLPGGTRVIDAEWEKLGRMTTAEGRVAAVFALTAALWMTRPLLADLLPGLSDAGIAIGAGLLLFALPAGTEERALLVWEDAEALPWGVLLLFGGGLSLASAISDTGLAAWIGGGVNALRGWPTLLVVLGAVALIVLLTEITSNTATTAAFLPILGAVAVGFGENPFLLTVPAALGASSAFMLPVATPPNAIVYGSGLLSIPEMSRAGIWLNLAFVVLVTLVAYGLLGVAFGVELGTTPVWASAGR; encoded by the coding sequence ATGGCCTTCGATTCCACACCGTTCCGTCAGCAGGTGGGTCTCGTGGGCGGCCCGCTCCTGTGCATCGTCCTATTGACGGTGCCGGGCCCCGAGGGTCTCGACCCGGCGGGATGGCGTACCGCCGCGGTGGGGGTGCTGATGGCCGTCTGGTGGATCACGGAGGCCCTTCCGATTTCGGCGACCGCCCTGGTGCCCCTCGTCGCGTTTCCCCCGTTGGGAATCACCGACATCGGGGGCGCCGCCACCCCGTACGCCAATCCCCTCATCTTTCTTTTTCTAGGGGGCTTCCTGTTGGCACAAGCGATGCAGCGGTGGCGGTTGCATCGCCGTGTGGCACTCGGAATCGTACAGGGAGTTGGGACAAAGCCCCGGTCGATCGTGGTCGGATTTCTCCTCGCATCGGCCCTTCTGAGCATGTGGGTAAGCAACACGGCGACGGCGCTCATGATGCTGCCGATTGGGGTCTCGATCATCGACTTCGTTCGGGATCAGCTGGAGGCCCGAGGCGAAACGATGCCGCCGCACTTTCCGATCGTGCTTTTGCTCGGGATCGCGTACGCCTGCAATATCGGCGGCATGGGGACCCTCATCGGCACGCCCCCGAATGCGTTGCTCGCGGGCTTTTTCTCCGAGACGTACGGTGTGGAGGTCGGCTTTGCCCAGTGGATGGTCGTCGGCCTGCCGCTCGTGGCTGTGGCACTGCCGCTCGTATACGTCGTGCTCACGTGGGTCTATCCCATTGAACTGGATCGGCTGCCCGGGGGCACTCGGGTCATCGACGCCGAGTGGGAGAAGCTGGGACGCATGACGACGGCGGAAGGGCGGGTGGCCGCGGTCTTCGCGTTGACCGCGGCCCTGTGGATGACGCGCCCCCTCCTTGCCGACCTGCTTCCGGGGCTTTCTGACGCCGGAATTGCGATTGGGGCCGGGCTCTTGCTCTTCGCCCTGCCGGCCGGGACCGAAGAGCGCGCGCTCCTCGTCTGGGAGGACGCCGAGGCGCTCCCGTGGGGCGTGCTCCTGCTGTTCGGCGGGGGGCTCAGTCTGGCGTCCGCCATCAGTGACACCGGGCTGGCCGCCTGGATTGGGGGAGGGGTGAATGCCCTTCGCGGATGGCCCACGCTCCTCGTGGTGCTGGGGGCGGTGGCCCTGATCGTCCTGCTTACTGAAATTACCAGCAACACGGCCACCACAGCGGCGTTTTTGCCCATTCTGGGAGCGGTAGCGGTGGGGTTCGGGGAGAATCCGTTCCTGCTCACGGTGCCGGCCGCCCTCGGTGCGAGCAGTGCGTTCATGCTTCCGGTGGCCACCCCGCCGAACGCCATCGTTTACGGAAGCGGACTGCTCTCCATCCCCGAAATGAGCCGGGCCGGCATCTGGCTCAACCTCGCGTTTGTCGTCCTGGTCACCCTGGTTGCGTACGGGCTGCTCGGGGTGGCCTTCGGGGTCGAACTCGGAACGACTCCGGTGTGGGCCTCGGCTGGCCGGTAG
- a CDS encoding DedA family protein, producing MLDGFSNFFAWMEALSPIWAYVTLLVIAYGENVLPPIPGDMVVVFGGYMAGLGQLHLGIVILLSTIGGALGFMTMYAVGYTLGRSVLNPNRLQWLPREGFDRARRWIHQYGYGVIAANRFLSGARSVISLTAGMFRMEVVRTAWWCTVSALVWTGLISYAGYAVGENWDLVVTYLRAYGRIMATILVLVAVGLGVRWYWQRQGSAETTGSDDEASPGTR from the coding sequence ATGCTCGACGGATTCTCCAACTTTTTTGCCTGGATGGAGGCGCTCTCGCCGATCTGGGCGTACGTCACGCTGCTCGTGATCGCGTACGGCGAGAACGTGTTGCCCCCCATCCCGGGCGACATGGTCGTGGTCTTCGGGGGGTACATGGCGGGCCTTGGGCAGTTGCACCTCGGCATTGTGATTCTCCTCTCCACGATCGGGGGGGCACTGGGCTTCATGACGATGTATGCCGTCGGGTACACGCTCGGGCGTTCGGTCTTGAACCCCAATCGTCTGCAGTGGCTGCCCCGAGAGGGGTTCGACCGTGCGCGGCGCTGGATTCACCAGTACGGCTACGGCGTCATCGCGGCCAATCGGTTTTTAAGCGGGGCCCGGTCGGTGATTTCCCTGACGGCGGGCATGTTTCGGATGGAGGTGGTCCGTACGGCCTGGTGGTGCACAGTGAGCGCGCTGGTGTGGACGGGGCTTATCAGTTATGCCGGGTACGCCGTGGGGGAAAACTGGGACCTCGTCGTGACCTACCTCCGAGCCTACGGGCGCATCATGGCGACGATCTTGGTCCTGGTTGCGGTCGGGCTGGGCGTGCGGTGGTACTGGCAGCGGCAGGGCAGCGCAGAGACGACCGGATCCGACGACGAGGCCTCCCCCGGAACTCGCTGA
- the ispF gene encoding 2-C-methyl-D-erythritol 2,4-cyclodiphosphate synthase: MRIGFGYDVHRLVEDRPLILGGVQVPHDQGLAGHSDADVLLHAVADALLGAAALGDIGAHFPDTDAEWKGADSQALLRQVAQQVQNAGYDPHNVDVTVLLERPKLRPHVDEMRANVADALSFPRDGVSVKATTTEGIGFVGREEGVAAQAVCSLQPV; this comes from the coding sequence ATGCGCATCGGTTTTGGGTACGACGTGCATCGCCTGGTTGAGGATCGCCCCCTGATTCTGGGCGGGGTACAGGTGCCGCACGATCAGGGCCTCGCGGGCCATTCGGACGCGGATGTTCTCCTGCACGCGGTGGCCGACGCCCTGCTCGGGGCCGCTGCGCTCGGAGACATCGGGGCTCACTTTCCGGACACCGACGCTGAATGGAAGGGGGCCGACAGTCAAGCCCTGCTCCGGCAGGTCGCGCAGCAGGTCCAGAACGCCGGCTATGATCCCCACAATGTCGACGTGACGGTCCTTCTGGAGCGCCCGAAGCTGCGCCCCCACGTCGATGAGATGCGTGCAAACGTCGCCGATGCGCTCTCTTTTCCCCGTGATGGGGTGTCCGTGAAGGCGACCACGACGGAAGGGATCGGCTTCGTGGGACGGGAGGAAGGCGTGGCGGCACAGGCCGTTTGCTCACTCCAGCCCGTGTGA
- the ispD gene encoding 2-C-methyl-D-erythritol 4-phosphate cytidylyltransferase, whose amino-acid sequence MDAADARARSDEVAVLIPAAGRGRRLGGQPKQFRALGEHPVLVQVLLSFEQHPAVGHAVVAAPETRVTGVTDRLQAEGLSVLTAVVGGGDNRQSSVRHALRAVPDPVTTVLVHDAARPFVTAAQVQAVVQAVRADGAASLAVPVADTLRRGDADSLGDTISRDGLYRMQTPQGFRREWLEHAHRRASSGDETATDDVALVQRLDHEVLPVPGSRRNFKITTPDDWALARALWPTWKDAPERFDLSSSAST is encoded by the coding sequence ATGGATGCTGCTGATGCCCGTGCCCGTTCGGACGAAGTGGCCGTTCTGATCCCGGCGGCGGGGAGGGGGCGCCGTCTGGGGGGACAGCCCAAGCAGTTTCGAGCCCTTGGTGAGCATCCAGTGCTGGTGCAGGTGCTCCTGTCGTTTGAGCAGCACCCGGCTGTGGGACACGCCGTGGTGGCGGCCCCCGAAACCCGGGTCACGGGCGTCACCGATCGCCTACAGGCAGAGGGCCTCAGTGTACTGACGGCCGTCGTGGGGGGCGGCGACAATCGGCAATCTTCCGTCCGACACGCCCTCCGGGCGGTGCCCGATCCCGTCACCACGGTGCTCGTGCACGACGCGGCCCGCCCGTTCGTGACGGCGGCGCAGGTGCAGGCCGTCGTCCAGGCCGTCCGCGCCGACGGGGCGGCGTCGCTGGCCGTGCCGGTGGCCGACACGCTCCGCCGTGGGGATGCCGACAGTCTCGGCGACACGATCTCGCGGGACGGCCTCTACCGGATGCAGACGCCGCAGGGCTTCCGCCGCGAGTGGCTTGAGCACGCGCACCGTCGCGCATCATCAGGGGACGAGACAGCGACCGACGACGTGGCCCTCGTGCAGCGGCTGGATCACGAGGTGCTTCCGGTGCCGGGGAGTCGGCGCAACTTCAAGATTACGACCCCCGACGACTGGGCGCTCGCCCGAGCGCTGTGGCCGACCTGGAAAGACGCCCCCGAACGGTTTGATCTGTCGTCGTCGGCGTCGACGTAG
- the queA gene encoding tRNA preQ1(34) S-adenosylmethionine ribosyltransferase-isomerase QueA, which yields MKRSEFSYDVPEELVAEYPADPPDSSRMMVLDRESHDINHDKQFRDLPEYFSEGDVLVVNDTKVYPARLYGQKKKTGADIRVFLLRELNPESRLWDVEVDPARKIRIGNKLYFDDDLIAEVIDNTTSRGRTIRFSFDDVNEALYQKIRDIGEMPLPPYIDRDVEKEDRDRYQTIFAEERGAVAAPKSTLHFTEDVLERLKEKGVNVVPITLHIGRKKSEPVDVEDLSKHRTDSEEYHIPEETAEAVNRALASDENTVTASGTTAVRALESSLSADETVKPDHSWTDLFVYPEYEFKIVERMITNFHRPESMLMMMGAAFAGYDFLFEAYEEAFEEEYRLFAFGDAIFIK from the coding sequence ATGAAACGCTCGGAATTCAGCTACGACGTCCCCGAAGAACTCGTCGCAGAATATCCGGCCGACCCCCCCGACTCGTCCCGGATGATGGTGTTGGATCGGGAGTCGCACGACATCAACCACGACAAACAATTCCGCGACCTCCCGGAGTACTTCTCGGAGGGGGACGTGCTCGTCGTAAACGACACGAAGGTGTATCCGGCACGCCTGTACGGCCAGAAGAAAAAGACCGGGGCCGACATCCGGGTCTTCCTGCTTCGTGAGTTGAACCCGGAGAGTCGGCTCTGGGACGTAGAGGTCGACCCGGCCCGGAAGATTCGCATCGGCAACAAACTCTACTTCGACGACGACCTGATCGCGGAGGTGATCGACAACACGACCTCGCGCGGCCGGACAATCCGCTTTTCGTTCGACGACGTGAACGAGGCGCTGTACCAGAAAATCCGCGACATCGGCGAGATGCCGCTCCCTCCCTACATCGACCGGGACGTGGAGAAGGAGGACCGGGACCGGTACCAGACCATTTTCGCCGAGGAGCGAGGGGCAGTGGCCGCCCCGAAGTCGACCCTCCACTTTACTGAGGACGTGCTGGAGCGCCTGAAGGAGAAGGGCGTGAATGTGGTGCCCATTACCCTGCACATCGGCCGGAAGAAGTCCGAGCCGGTTGATGTAGAGGACCTCTCCAAGCACCGCACGGACTCGGAGGAGTACCACATCCCGGAAGAGACCGCCGAGGCCGTGAACCGCGCCCTGGCGTCCGACGAGAATACCGTCACGGCCAGCGGCACGACCGCCGTACGGGCCCTCGAGTCGAGCCTCTCGGCCGACGAGACGGTGAAGCCGGACCACAGTTGGACGGACCTCTTCGTGTATCCGGAGTACGAGTTCAAGATCGTGGAGCGGATGATCACGAATTTCCACCGCCCGGAGAGCATGCTCATGATGATGGGCGCGGCGTTTGCGGGATATGACTTCCTTTTTGAGGCCTACGAAGAGGCCTTCGAGGAGGAGTACCGACTCTTTGCGTTCGGGGACGCGATCTTTATCAAGTAG